The Bacillus sp. FJAT-27916 genomic interval CGGCTCCTTCGATAGGACCTTCATCCAATCATAGGCCGAGAGGATAATACCGCTCTTACCGTCAAGCTTCGCGATCTCAAGCTTCGTTCCGTAGTAGCTGTCCTCATCCCATAGGAAGAAGCTCGGTGCCCAGAACTCAGCCTGAACCTCCTCTCCTTCATCCGTTCCATAAACAAAAATGCGTCCGTCTTCGAGTAATTCAATTTGGATGTAAAGTGTGTCAATCAGCTGCATCAATTAACTTTCCCTTCCTCAGTTCTTCCTGGAATGCACGCAATCGTTTATAGGTTTCACTTATATAGGTAATATAGGATTCCCATACAGGGACCCGTTTTAATTTCTTATAAATCGTCCGCAGCTTCTTCAAGTACCTGACAGCCTCGCGGTAGGATGAGCGGTTCTTGCTGCCAATCAGCTGAATGACCTGCTGGTGATAGATGGGAAGCAGCACCTCCGGATTCTCCTTCTGGATCTCCTTTGTTTGCTGCGGCCACTCAAACAGCACATTCATACGCTCAGCCACCTGCAGCTCGACCCATTTCTTGTAGTCCTTTTTCTCATATAAATAATGTGAGTATGGAATCAAGGAATACGGAATCGTCTCGCGCAGCATTCGTTCAAGCAGGTCAAAGCGTTTTGTCGCTGAGCTGAACGGACGGATGATTTGCAGGGCATTATACAAGTAATTCGTGCGCTTGTATTCCTGTGTATAGCTGTACGTCAGGAAGGCTTTAATATTCTTTGAGTAGAATTCCACAAACGGAATCATACGGGCATGCTGCTTCTCATCGTTCAGTTCCTCGAGAATGAAGGTGAGATAATAGCAGGCGGCAGGACCGATGGAAAGGATATACTGGAGTGCCTCCTCATCCTTGCCATCAAGCATCAGCAGGTGAACGACCATCATCTTCGCAAGCTCCGCCTCCACCTCGGCTAGTGATGGAATCAGGCTCTCAAGCCGTCTCATCTCAGCAGCCCGCTCCTCCTTCGTGGCAAGGCTTGCGGACCAAATCAGAACATACATCTGCCAGCGGTAAAAGGTGAAGGAATCCACATAGAGAAGGCTCACGGTTTCCTCAAGGAAGGCCTCAATGAATTCCTCAGAATCAAACGGGCGGATCGATGTTTCAAAGCGGCTCATCTCATCAATCAGCGCTAGATAGAGCTCATGCACCGATTGCTGAAGCATTTCTTTCCGGAAATGGTCGAGCGATTCGGAATCCTGGTCAAATAAATAACGCATTCCATGGAAATAGGCCATGCTGCGGTAGAGCGGAATCCATTGCCGATTCTCCGGTTCGCTTCGCTGGATGGCACGCTGATAAGAGGAGGCGATTCGATGAGTGCCCATCATGAAATAAGGGGGCAGGACCAGCTCCTCCCGTGCAACGTCAGCAAAGAAGGCCCTCCAGGAGGCATAGTTATGGTCCGGCTTCGCATTCATCGGTTTTTCCTTCGTTTCTTTAAAGACAGGACCGGACTCGAGTGACTTCTTCAGCCCGTACAGCGCATTATTCTTATTCTTCCACTCCTCCACCCAGTCAGATACGCTCGCGGATTTGCTGTAGGCCGCAAAAAAAACAGCCAACTGATGACGGCAAAGATCGATCGCCGGGCAAGAGCAGGAGCTATTGCTCGGAAATGTCAGATCAAGCGTCACATCGACCTTCATCACATCCTGTACGACCCCGTGGATTAGTTCATCTTCTATTTGGAGCTTCGTCACCATTCCTTGCCGGTATAGGACGAGGCCTTTCGTAACAACATTCACATCGTTCATTGACTTTGGTGAAAGCACGCCGGCTATGCGATCGCCATAGAATTTTAGTGCATCATGCATACATCATTCTCCTTACCCGACAGTGTAACCAAGTTTACTCTTAATTGTAACAAACATCATGAAAAAAACGTATGAAAAGATAGCTTCTGGCAAAACACTAGAGAATAAAACAGTAAAAGAGGAAGCTATGAAGAGTAAGCAGTGGATCAGGAAACATAAATGGGTGTGGATCAGTGCCCTTATCCTCCTCCTCGCCGCTCTCCTCTTCATCCCCATCTATGAAGCGTACCAATCCATCTCAGACCCGCTCGCCGAAAGGCAGTCAAACTTGCGGGAGGAGGCCCTTCAATTAGAGAAAAAGGAGCCGTTCTCCGTTCTTCTCCTTGGGGTCGATGATGATGGAGAGGTCAGGAGAAACGCCGGAACAATCATGGTGCTGACCGTTAACCCGGCAGTTCAGTCCATTAAGCTTCTCCATATCCCCAGGGAAACAAGGGTGGACATCCCCGGTCAGGACCAGCCTGATAAGCTGAACCATGCCTACAAGACAGGCGGGGTGGAGCTGATGATGGAGACAGTGGAGGAATTTGTGGACGTTCCGATTGATTACTTCGTCAAGATCAATATGGAGGGAGTGGAGGATGTTGTTGACGCGATGGGAGGCATCACAGTCGAGAATGAGAAGGCCTTCTCCTATGAGGGCTACCATTTCCGAAAAGGACGCATTAGCCTCGATGGAAAGCAGGCTCTTGCCTATATCCGGATGCGCCAGCTGAATGAGAATGGCGAAGAGGAACGGCATGAAAGGCAGCAAAAGGTCATTGAGGAGGTTATCCGCAAGGGAGCTGACCTGCAATCTCTCACCCATTACGACAAGATTGCGACCGCCCTCATGAATAATGTCAAAACAAACTTCACCATCAAGGAGATGTTTCAAATCAAGAAGCATTTCCAGGCTGCTCTCCAGCATCTTGATAGCATAAATATGCAAGGGAGTGCTAAAAAAATAAATGGTGTCTATTATGACGTCATTGATGACAGCGAGATAAAGAAAATTTCTGAAATATTACAAAAACACCTAGATTATTAAATCGTAAACAAGTACAATAGAGAAAGCAGAAAATATTCATCTAAGAATATTCCTTGAGTTATAAAAATAAAGGAAACATAAGCATTCCTGTATGAATATGCATATATCCAACGATTTTTCTAGCACAGTGGCCTGACAACCTATTTGCTAAACCTGTTAAACTGTTATCAAATGGGAAATGAAGGAGGCTGGGCATCAATGGAATTGAATGTAAGAGTCTTACCGAAATTTATCGATGGGGAATGTTCAATTGAATTCTCGTTCTTTTTTGATCAAGCTGATATGAAGATAGGAGAAGCTGTCATCCTAACCTGTGAGGAGGAGATGGATGCTCAATTAATTGAAGAAGAGCCAATCCTGAATCCGAAGAAACGCGTGCACCAATATCCTAAGATCGCCTTTGTCACCGACCTCGTGGTCATGGAAGGACATAAAACAGCCGCAATGAAAGAGATCAAGAAATTCCTCAACGTCATCGGAATCCATAACATCCGATATCGAGACCAACGTGTAGCCGCAATGGCATAAATCATATAACAGAACGAAAGACCAAGTTCAGCACTTAGCTCTGGATTTGGTCTTTTTCATTTAGTAAAACTCCCCTTTGGTTAAACATGACTAAAATTACACTATTATGGTATATTTACAATGATTGCATAATTATTATAGGAGGATGTTCATGAGGAAAATTTTCATGGCTTTTTTAGGGGTAGTTTTATTATTGTCAATGATCAATCCCGCTTATACAAATAATCTAGGTGAAGCTGCAACATCTGAAGGAGAAACAAAAAGCACAGCTATTCCAGTTACCGCAACTGCTGCTTTAAAGGGAGAGTTGACGGATTACTCAACTAAATATTATAAGGTTACGATGCCTGATAATGGTGAACTCTCTATTTCTATGGCAAACACAGGTGATTCAATCGATGTGTCTGTATGGGATAGTCAAGGGGATGACCTTTTAGCGATTTTAGACTCAGAAAATGAAATAGGTCCGATGAAGACCACTATGGGATTTGCCAAGGGACAGGTCATCTATATCATGATTGATGGATATGGTGAGTCTTCTAAGTATGATATTCAGTTAGGTTTCAAGGCAAAAGGAAATTTTGAGAAGGAACCAAATAATCATATTGCTAAATCTCAATTACTTAGCCTAAATACAAAAACAAGCGGTTATGTAGATGACGATATGGATTATCGTGACTATTATAAATTCACTTTGACAAAGCCAGGCAAAGTAACAGTGAAATTAAGCAATTCTAAGCAAGGAGAATTATATTTTGGTTTGATGAATGAGGATGAAAAGGATTACGATTATCTCATTACAAACCCATTAAAGAGCGGCTCAACCAGTATGGAGATTGGACTGCCAGCTGGAACCTACTATATGAGTGTTTCAGGAGATTCCCTCTCCAATGAACAGATTCCTTATCAACTAGAATTGAAATTCACAGCTGGAACCAATTATGAGACAGAATTGAATGATAAGAAGGCAGAAGCAGATCCAATAAAACTGAATTCCAGCTATCAAGGCTTTCATAATGGTGGATATGATAATGATGTTTACTCATTCAGGCTGACAAAGAAAGAGAAACTGAAGTTCAGCGTGAGTGATTCAGTCGATATTATGACAGTGGAGAATGGAGAGAGAGAACTTGAGTGGGTGGTCCCTGAGGATACTACATCAGGGGTTGCAACGAAAACCATTGAGTTAGCTCCAGACACTTATTATGTCAGAATTAATGGTAGTTCTAGCACTCCATATAACCTAAAAGTACAAAGCATAACAGCTGCCCTTGCTGCCAGCAAAGTCACCGTTAAGAATAACTACAATAAGAATGACAGCGTGACTGTCAGTGGTATTCAAAAAGAAAATCTAATCAAGGTATATGATAAGAGCAGCGGCGGCAAGCTTTTGGCCAGCAAAAAATCTACTGGTACCTCGACAACCTTTTCTATCAAGCAACTCAGTCAAAAGGCTGGAAAGGTTTATGTTACGAATACAAAAGCAGGTTCCTTAGAAAGCGCAAGAACAGCTGTATCCTATAAAGCAGAACCTTCCGCTCCTTTAAAGGCATCACAGGTGAAAATCACAAATAACCGTGCGAAGAATGATGTCATCAAAGTCAGCAGCATCAAAAAAGGTGACACAATTAAGGTCTACAATAAAGCCAGTGGTGGCAAGTTACTTGTG includes:
- a CDS encoding SWIM zinc finger family protein, whose product is MHDALKFYGDRIAGVLSPKSMNDVNVVTKGLVLYRQGMVTKLQIEDELIHGVVQDVMKVDVTLDLTFPSNSSCSCPAIDLCRHQLAVFFAAYSKSASVSDWVEEWKNKNNALYGLKKSLESGPVFKETKEKPMNAKPDHNYASWRAFFADVAREELVLPPYFMMGTHRIASSYQRAIQRSEPENRQWIPLYRSMAYFHGMRYLFDQDSESLDHFRKEMLQQSVHELYLALIDEMSRFETSIRPFDSEEFIEAFLEETVSLLYVDSFTFYRWQMYVLIWSASLATKEERAAEMRRLESLIPSLAEVEAELAKMMVVHLLMLDGKDEEALQYILSIGPAACYYLTFILEELNDEKQHARMIPFVEFYSKNIKAFLTYSYTQEYKRTNYLYNALQIIRPFSSATKRFDLLERMLRETIPYSLIPYSHYLYEKKDYKKWVELQVAERMNVLFEWPQQTKEIQKENPEVLLPIYHQQVIQLIGSKNRSSYREAVRYLKKLRTIYKKLKRVPVWESYITYISETYKRLRAFQEELRKGKLIDAAD
- a CDS encoding LCP family glycopolymer transferase: MKSKQWIRKHKWVWISALILLLAALLFIPIYEAYQSISDPLAERQSNLREEALQLEKKEPFSVLLLGVDDDGEVRRNAGTIMVLTVNPAVQSIKLLHIPRETRVDIPGQDQPDKLNHAYKTGGVELMMETVEEFVDVPIDYFVKINMEGVEDVVDAMGGITVENEKAFSYEGYHFRKGRISLDGKQALAYIRMRQLNENGEEERHERQQKVIEEVIRKGADLQSLTHYDKIATALMNNVKTNFTIKEMFQIKKHFQAALQHLDSINMQGSAKKINGVYYDVIDDSEIKKISEILQKHLDY